The nucleotide sequence CCAGCAGGGTTTCCTGGTCGAGCCGATAAGCCACCAGCTTGTCGTTCTTCACCGCGCTGTAGTCCAGGCAAGCCAGGTTATGACGGATCGGCGCCGGGCGTCCGCTGCGCCAATAGTGACCGACGAACAACAGCGGCTCATCGGGGCCATAAAGGAACAGGCGACTCTTCTGACTCTCGCTAAGCGGCAGACAGGCCGCCTGCTCCGGCAGAGCGTCGGGCTGGAAGACGATATCGCCGTAGGTCCTGGGGTTCTCTTCCCAGAATTTGGTACGGAAGAAATTGCGTGTAAAGCCCTCTTCGCTGACCAACGTCAGGCCATCCGGAAGCGGCATGTCGGTGCCACGCAGCAGGCGGTCCAGTGCCTTGGCGGCGAACCCTTGGGGAAATGCTGCTTCGCGCAGGAACCGGGCATCCAAGCGACCGTCCGGCAGACGCTGGTTCAGTTGCTCGATCACTGCGCTGTCCCAGCAGGCATGCACTACGCGAAAGCGCTCATTGTGCAGGTACAGCGGCAACTCCATGAACCACTCGCGAAACGCCCGCCATTCCTCCGGATAGCGCTCAAATTGGCGGAAAGTCTCCTGCAACAGCGTGGCGTAGCGCGGTGTGTGCTCGCGCACATAGGTTTTGCCGCTTTCCGGCGGTGCTTCGGCATACCAGCCCAGCGCATTGAATTCATGGTTGCCCATGATGCAGTGGGCCTGCCCTGCATCGACCATGTCATGCACCATATGCAGCGCCTCGCGGATGCGCGGCCCGCGGTCGATGATGTCGCCGAGAAAGATTACCTGCCGGCGCTTGTGCCGCCAGACGCCGCCCTGTTGCCGATAGCCCAGCTGATCAAGCAGACGGGCCAGGGTACGGGCGCAACCGTGTACGTCCCCGATAAGGTCGTAGCTACGGTCCGGATCGACAATCACTATTCGCCTCCACCGAGGCGACTGCCCCAGCCCAGCTTGGTGCGGCAGACCTCGTAGTAGTTGTGACCCAACGGATGGATCAGATGCAGCTTCTGCGGCTTCTTGCGTACCGTAACGGTGTCGCCGGGGGCACAAGTGAAATGATTCTGGCCATCGCACGAAACCTGCGGGTAGATCTGCATGTTCGGCGATACCACGATCTTCAGTTCGCTGTTGCCATCCACCACGATGGGCCGGCTGGACAGCGTATGCGGGTACATCGGCACGATGACGATGGCGTCCAGGCGCGGATGCATGATCGGCCCGCCAGCGGACAGCGCGTAGGCCGTGGAGCCAGTGGGCGTGGCCACGATCAGGCCGTCGGCCTTCTGCGAACAGACGAACTGGCCATCGATGTATAGCTCGAACTCGATCATCCGTGTGGACTTGCCCGGATGCAGCACTACGTCGTTGAGCGCGTCACCCTCGCCAATGGACTCCTCTAAGCGCCGTACCTGGGCCTCGAGCAGAAAGCGATTCTCCAGCGTGTACTGTCCGCTGAGCACTTCCGCCACTTTCTCTTCCAGCTCGTCAGGGCGGATATCGGTGAGAAAGCCCAGGCTGCCCCGGTTGATGCCCAGTACCGGCACACGGTGTTTGGCCATGGCCCGTGCTGCACCGAGCAGGCTGCCATCGCCACCTACCACGATCACCAGATCGCAGCATTCGCCCAGGCGGTGACGTGAGGCGACCTGCATGCCGTGCCCAGGCAGCACCTCGGCAATGTTCTCTTCGAGAATCACGTGCAGGTGGCGCTCCACGAGAAATCTCTTCAGGCGGCGAATGGTATCCAGCACCTGGGAGCTGCCCAGGCGGCCGATGATGCCGATATTGCGGAACTGGTCCATTGAGGTTCCCTGAGACGTAACGGTAATGGCGGGCTGCTTGCGCCGCACTGCAGGCGGATGATTATGGGTGAAAGGCCGAGGGGGCGGCAAACGGACCTTGGAGTCTGCTGAAAGTGCGCACAGGGTGTCGGAGGACCCGTCGGGCCCAACCCGTTAGCGTCTTTCCTCCGTCTGGTCTACGGGCTTTATCGCAACAACGCGGCTTACTCTGAAACCTAAACAGCCCCCTGGGCTATGCTTGCTGCATGAACCTGCCCTGCCTCGACTTACTGCTGACCCAGCTCCAGCATCCGCCGGTGCGGGATCTCGCCTGGGCATTGCTATCGCAGCCGCTGCTAAGCGATGCGCCTGCGCCGCAACGGCACCCGCTGACGGCGAGTCGCTGGGCCAGCAATCCCGACGAGCTGGCCGACTGGTTGCGCCTGCTGGACATCAAACCGGCAGTCCTTGATACCTGGCTGGAACAACGCAGCAATCGTCGGCTGGGGCTGTATTACGAACGCCTCTGGCAGTTCGCGCTGAGCCAGGCACCGGATATAGACCTGTTGAAAGCCAACCTGCCGATCCGCCAGGACGGCCAGACCCTTGGCGAACTCGATTTGATCTTCCGCGACGCCGCTGGCGTCCATCATCTTGAACTGGCGGTGAAGTTTTACCTTGGCCTGGAGCATGGCGACCGCAGCCGGCACGATCACTGGCTCGGCCCCGGCGGCCATGACCGACTGGACATCAAGCTGCAACGCACCTGCGGGCATCAATTGCAACTGAGCTCCAGCCCTTTTGCCCGGAGTATCCTCAGCGAACTCACCAGCGCTGAAATTTACAGTGCCTTCTGGCTCGGCGGTTACCTTTTCCAGCCCTGGCGCGATGGTGGGGCATCGCCGGCGGGAGCCAACCCCAAACATCTGCGTGGCCACTGGCTTCGCAGACAGGACTGGTCTGCCTACAACAGCCAGCCATCGCCGAACCATGCGCCAGCGCGCTGGCAGCCGCTGGCCCGCTCGGCCTGGCTGGCACCGGCACGCCTACCAACTGCCGCCGTCTGGCAAATTTCGGATTTCGACAACTGGGTCGGCAGCGCTCCTGCCCGCCCCCAGCCATGGCTGCTGGTGCGCCTGGAGCCAGATGCCGAAGGGTACTGGTCAGAGCGGGAGCGGGTGTTTCTGGTACCGGATGAGTGGCCTGCTGCAACTGATTGACCAGATTCGTTCATCCGACTGCCATGTACCTGCTGCATAATTGCGCGCGAGAAGCAGACGGTCGAAAAGCAAGTTTCCGAGCGTCTGGCAAGCACCTGTCACTGCACGGACCCCAGATGCCTCAAGCCCCAAGCACCTCTGAAAGCTCCCAGTCATCAAGCGCCTGGAGCATCTTCCTGATCTTTCTGCGCCTGGGCCTGACCTCCTTCGGCGGCCCGGTGGCGCACCTTGGCTACTTTCGCGAGGAGTTCGTCCACCGCCGCCAGTGGCTCGACGAGCGCCACTATGCCGACCTGGTCGCGCTCTGCCAGTTTCTGCCTGGTCCTTCCAGCAGCCAGGTAGGGCTTGCCATTGGCTTGCAACGTGGCGGTCATCTTGGCTCCATCGCCGCCTGGGTCGGTTTTACCCTGCCCTCGGCACTGATTCTGCTGTTGTTCGCGCTGGGCATTGCCAGCTGGGGCGGCAACCTTCCGCAGGGAATACTGCACGGGCTGAAGATCGTTGCAGTGGCGGTGGTAGCCCAGGCGGTATGGGGCATGGCACGCAGCCTGTGCACAGACGCGTCTCGTATTGTGCTGGCGCTAGGCGCGGCCTTGATGGTGCTCATCCTGCCCGGGAGCCTCGCGCAATTGGGAGTCATTTTTCTGGCCGGTATTCTCGGGCTGCTGCTGTTTCGGTCAAGCGCTCCCGCATCGGCCACGAGCCTGCTGGAAAAGCATCGGCCCCTGCCGGGAATCATCACTCTGGCGCTGTTCTTTGCTCTGCTGGCAGGCCTGCCGTTACTGGCTGCCGCCTCCAATAACCAGGCGCTGGCCGTGCTGGATGCCTTCTACCGCACCGGGGCATTGGTGTTCGGTGGCGGCCACGTGATATTGCCGCTGTTACAAGCAGAAGTAGTACCCAGCGGCTGGGTCGACAAGGATGTGTTCCTCGCCGGTTATGGCGCAGCCCAGGCCGTACCGGGGCCACTGTTCACTTTCTCAGCCTTTCTCGGAGGATCCATGAGCGGCGGCTACGGTCCGCTGTTGAACGCCGCCCTCTGCCTGATAGCGATATTCCTGCCATCGTTCCTGCTGGTCTTTGGTGTCATGCCGTTCTGGGGTCGATTACGCAGCAGCCGGCATATGCAGGCGGCACTGGCCGGGGTGAATGCCGCCGTAGTCGGCCTGCTGTTGGCGGCACTCTACGATCCGGTATGGACCAGCGCCATCCACGATCTCAAGGATTTGGCCCTGGCCCTGGTTGCCCTGACAGCGTTGATGGTCTGGAAACTGCCACCCTGGCTGGTGGTACTGGCCGGCGGGTTCGTCGGCTGGGGGTTGAACTAGCTCAGCAGCTCATTGGCGACCCTTTCTCCAAGCTTTAGCCACTACGCTCGATGCGCCCATCGGAACGGGCCAGATAACCACTGCCATGCTCGCAGAGTAGGGCTGCATGCTCCGCTGCAGTAAGAGCTTCCAGCCCACCGCGTAAGGCATGCACGCAGAAACCCAGCTGCGTCAGGACAAAGACCGCATTGGCACTGCGCTTGCCGCTGCCGCAATAGCACAGATAAACCCTGTCCTTTTTCAACAGGCGCGCCTTGAGCCGCAACAAGTGTAAAGGCATGTTCAACGCCTGAGGCGCATGCCCCCGCTGATAGTCATCGAGCAATCGCACATCCAGCCACTGCCCGCCTTTTTCAATCAGCTGCTGTGCTTCCGGCAGGCCCAGTTCCGCTACCACCGGTGCCTTGAGCAGAGCAACAAAATCTTCACGAGCCAGCCGTAATACGCAGGCATCCTCGATCACCGTCAAGGTGGCATTACGCGGCCGCTCGGTCAGCAGGGCTTCCTCGCCGAAACAGGCGCCCTCCTCCAGTTCCGCCACCACCTGACGGTCGCTACCCAGTCCTGCTACCACCTCGATACGGCCCTGCTTGAGAAAGTAGCAGCAATCACCCACGTCCCCTTCGCGTAGCAGTACGTGGCCGGCGGGCAGTTGCAGGGACTCGAGCCTGTCGAGCATATGCCGCAGGTTTATCACCGGTACCCTGACGAACAGCGGATTTTCCAGAAGCACTTCGAGCCAGTCGGTCAGATCGCCAGCCAATGCCAATTCCAGCAGCAGGTCCGCATAAACCTGACTACGTGACACCAGGCGTTCCAGCTCGGCACTATCGACAATCAGCACCGTACTGGGCTGAATCGCTTCGACACGGATGACTCGAACTCCGGGCGAAAAGCCCCGGCAGTTCTCCGGCGAACCAGCGCTCATCACCCAACGATCACCTCCAGCCCCCTGCATTTCTAGTGCGCCGGAAAGTAGAAAGCAGGTCGTGTCGGCTTCGCTTGCGGCGCTGTCAAACAGCACCTCGCCGGGCAGTAGCAGACGTGACTCGGACTGACCGCTCAGCTGTAGCAGTTGTCGCGGTGACAGGGTATTGAGAGGGATCAGATGCTCTAGCTGATCCGGTTGCACTGGCGTGTTCATCCATGGATTCCACAATGCGTTGGCTAATGCAGGAGTTTGTCCAGCGCCGCCTGGGCGGCCCGCCGGCCCTGCAGACCTCCGGTGTGCACGAAGATGATTCGCGCCCCTCTGGCAAAGTAACCATCCCGCACAAGAAGGCGCAATGCCATCATGGCCTTTGCTGTGTAAACCGGCTCCAATGGCAGCCCGGTAATGTGCTCGACATCACAGATAAACTGCGCAAGTGGCGCGTCGAAGCGCCCGAACCCGCCCCGGCTGCCATCGACCAGCCGATAGCCTTCGTCGACCAGCTCGGCCTCTCTCAGCAATTTGCCAACGTTCTCAGCCACGCCATGGGACGGCGGCCCTGCCAGCGAGCCGTAGACACGCCGCTGTCGGCCCTGCCGTTGCTCGCCAATCACCAGCCCGGCCAGAGTCGTGCCGGTACCGGCCGCCAGCCACCAAGCGTCATAATCGTCCCAACCTACAGCCGACAATTGCCTGCGCACGTGATCCACCAATGGCACGCAGCCCAGAGCACCCGGCAAGCCGCCCCCGCCCTCAGGTACGCAGTAATATCCGCCATAACGCTGCAGCCAGTCATCGAAAAAGTCAGCCCGATGGCGCGCGCGATAGCCGCCATAACCCAGCCAATGCAGCTGCATGCCGAAGGCCTGTAGATCCTCGATGGTCGGTGTCGTTTGTTCCGCACCCCGTAGCAGGCCCACGGTAGCCATACCAAGACGCCTGCCAGCGGCTGCAAGGGCATGCAGATGATTGGAGTGTGGCCCGCCAAGGCTGATCAGGCCTTTTGCACCGGCATCTCGCGCGGCTTCCAAGTGACAAGCCAGCTTGAACCACTTGTTGCCAGAGAGCTCGGGGTCGATCAGGTCCAGACGCAGGATGGCCAGTTCAACGCCTGCTTCGTGAAGCCAGGGCAAATCCACGAGCTGCAGCGGTGCGTCGGGGAAATCCGGCCCTAGCGAGGGGATGTGAGGCAAGGTTCAGCTACCGGTGCGCAAGCGATCCTGCGAACGGTGCCTTGCGCAGCAGTTGGATACTCCGATGACAAAGCGGTTGGGAGAATCGACTTTGTCCAGCGGCATGTCGCAGCGCTCACCGCTCGGTAAGGCAACCACACAGCTCGGCTGCTGATAGTGCTGTACCCACTGGCGATACTGCTCATCGGAGACGCCACATTTGGCAGCGGCATAACCCTGTGGGTCCTGCTGGTAGCGGGCCAGATCCTGAGGGGCAACGGTCAGGTGGCCGGCGCCGGGATGATAAGCCACGAACTGTACGCCAAGTTCGGCCAGGCGCCGCAGGACTCGCTCGCCGCTGTTTTCAGTAAGCGTCTGGCACTGTTTACGCAGTTCTTCGATTTCTTCCTGCAACTGATGGTCGAGGTCGTTGCGGTAGGCCAGCTCCACATCACGAATGGAGATCTGCTCCTGATACTCAGCCACTGCAGCCGCCACCTGAATCTTCGTCTCGCGGTCAAATTGCGCCAGCGCGGCTTCAGCCTCCACACGACTGTTGTGCTCCAACTCGCGTAGCTGCCGGCTCATTTCCTCGCGCTTGCTCTGGAAGTCTTCAACCTGAGCGGCCAGCTCGGCGCGCAGGCGTGTGATGGTCTGTTCCTGCTCAAGCAGCTCGCGACGCAGCTGGGCGTTTTCCTCCTCTAACCTCGCCTGTTGCCTGGCAGCAATCTCGCGCAACTTGCTCAGCTCAATTTCCCGCTGGCGCTCGAGATTGGTGATGCGCAGACGCTGTTGCTTGATCAGCTGAGCAGCCTTGAAGCGCTGCTCCTGTTCAAGTTTTTCGTCCCGCCGTGCCTTGGCAGCATCCTTGGCATACCAGGTTTCCTCGGCCACCACCTGAAGGTGTTCGGGTGAAACCACAGGAGGCAGATCCTCCTCGACCAACAGGCCCAGCTGGTTGCGGCGGATGCGGTCACGCAACATGAACAGATGATTTCGCTCAGGGGACAGCTCCGGATCCCACAGATGCATCTGGTGCCAGGACACCGGGCACTGGCTACGGCAGGCCAGGCGAATCGGCCCTGCTCCCAGATCCGGTCCGCGACCGGTGCGTTCGGCCAAACTGCGCAGCGGGATGTTCCAACCGTCGTCCGCCGAGCCGTCTTCATTGAAATCCAGATAGAAAAAAACCGCCGCCCGTATCTGCAGGCGTGAGCTGACGAGCACATAGGCGACCCGCATCTGCTGGTCGGCGAATTCCGGCATGCTCACCATGCCATCAAGCAAGGCTTCAAATTCTGGGTAGAGCATTTCCTTGCAGATACCGGCATCGTTGAAAAACAGAACGGCTTCAACCGTCTGCGGTTTGATCTGCATGCTCGGCGTCCTCAAAGCTGGATGGCCTGTAGGTGCGGCCATTTCACGAGCCAAGAGTTTAGGTGAAAAAGCCTGATCGGCAATGTGACTGGGTTGGCAGGCCACCGGGTAGCAGCCTGCGTCAGCCAAACGTCACCCGCAAAGTGTGATCAAGTCCAGATGCCAATAAGCCATCACTCTCAAAAAGCGCTGGCTAGAGCGAACAGCGCCTCGAAGAGGCTGACAGGGATGTGTCCGGCAAGCGTTACCGTTGCCCGATCTTCGCCGTAACTTACAAGGCTGCAGCCAGACGCGAGCCCTGATCGATGGCGCGCTTGGCGTCCAGCTCCGTAGCGACATCCGCCCCACCAATCAAATGCACCTTGAGGCCACCCTGCTCAAGCTCGGCTTGCAGTTCGCGAAGCGGGTCCTGTCCGGCGCAGATGATGACGGTATCCACCGGCAACACCTGTGGCTCACCGCCAGCAACGCTAATATGCAGGCCGTCATCGTCGATCTTCAGGTACTCCACGGAGTTCAGCATCTGCACCTGCTTGTTTTTCAAGCCGGTACGATGAATCCAGCCGGTGGTCTTGCCCAGGCCGCTGCCGACCTTGGATTTCTTGCGTTGCAACAGGTACACCTGCCGCGCCGGAGCATGCGGAACCGGCGCCACGCCTGCTACGCCGCCGCGAGCCTGCAGGCCCAGATCGATGCCCCATTCCTTCCAGAACGCCTCGCGATCCAGGCTGGTGGACTGCCCGTCATGGGTGATGAATTCACTGACATCAAAACCGATACCACCAGCACCGATAACCGCCACCCGCTGACCCACCGGCTTGCGCTGCAGGATCGCATCCAGATAACCGATGACCTTCGTATGTTCGATGCCCGGAATCTCCGGCGTGCGCGGCACGATGCCTGTAGCAAGGATGACCTCGTCATAATCGGCAGCTAGCAGATCACTGGCACTGACGCGGGTATTCAGGCGCAGTTCGACACCACTGCGCTCGAGCTTGCCGGCGAAGTACCGCAGGGTCTCATGGAACTCCTCCTTGCCCGGCACGCGCTTGGCGACATTGAACTGCCCGCCGATCTCGCCGGCCGATTCGAACAGAGTCACCTGATGACCACGCTCGGCAGCGACACTGGCAGCAGACAGACCAGCCGGTCCTGCGCCAACCACAGCGATTTTCTTCGCCGCCACCACGGGGATGTAATTCAGTTCGGTTTCATGACAGGCCCGCGGGTTGACCAGGCAGCTGGTGAGCTTGCCGCTAAAGGTGTGATCCAGACAGGCCTGGTTGCAGCCGATACAGGTATTGATTTCGTCGGCACGGCCTGCTGCGGCCTTATTGACGAATTCCGGGTCAGCCAGGAACGGGCGCGCCATGGACACCATATCGGCGTCGCCCTCAGCCAGCACCTGCTCGGCGACTTCCGGAGTATTGATGCGATTTGTGGTGACCAGCGGAATCGTCACCTCGCCCTTGAGCTTGGCGGTGACCTTGGTGAAAGCTGCGCGCGGCACCTTGGTGGCGATGGTCGGAATACGCGCTTCGTGCCAGCCGATGCCGGTGTTGATGATGCTGGCGCCCGCCGCCTCAATGGCCTTGGCCAGGGTGACGATCTCGTCCCAGGTGCTGCCGCCCTCCACCAGGTCGAGCATCGACAAACGATAGATGATGATGAAGTTGGGGCCGACCGCCTCGCGCACGCGGCGGACAATCTCCAGCGGCAGACGCATGCGGTTCTCGTAGCTGCCGCCCCAACGATCGGTACGCTGATTGGTATGGGTGACCAGGAACTGGTTGATGAAGTAGCCTTCCGAACCCATGATTTCCACGCCGTCGTACTCGGCCTGCTGGGCAAGGCGAGCGCAGTTCACGAAGTCGCTGATCTGCTTCTCGATGCCTTCTTCATCCAGCTCGTGCGGTTTGAAGGGATTGATCGGCGCCTGGATGGCACTCGGCGCAACCTGCTTGGGGCTATACGCATAGCGTCCTGCGTGGAGTATCTGCATGCAGATCCTGCCGCCTGCCTCATGCACCGCCTGGGTAACGATCTTGTGCTTTTCGGCTTCCTCGGGGGTGCTCAACTTGGCAGCGCCGGCATACACCGCGCCTTCCTCGTTCGGACCCACCCCACCGGTAACCATCAGGCCGACCCCGCCACGAGCGCGCTCGGCAAAAAATGCAGCCATGCGCTCGAAGCCGTTAGGCAACTCCTCGAGCCCGGTGTGCATCGAGCCCATCAGAACCCGATTGCGCAACGTGATAAAACCCAGATCCAATGGAGCCAACAGGTTTGGGTAGGCGGTCATGTTCATTCCTCAATGGCAATTGCCGCGGCTCTCTGGGGCGCGGTCGGTATGCAGTGACAATAACCACAGCGCCAGGCACGCTCAATGATCGAAACTGACAACTGCCTAACCCTATTGCGCATGAGGCTTGGTAATAAAGTACCCTAGCCGCTAGTCTCGCCCTATCAAACCAGCAAAACCCACACGCATGCGTCTCCCCATCAAACCGCTTCTACTGACCCTGCTTGGCCTCGTGGCTCTGGTGGTTTACCTGAACTGGACCACTGACCGCCGAAGCGGCCCGCTGTTGTCCGACTTGCGCACGCTTCCGATCGAAAGCCAAGGACAGCCATCGACAGCGGGCAACCTGCTCGGCATCGAGGTGTACCTGCAACCAGCCGACTACCAGAGCCGCGACCGTCTGCGACTGAAGTTCGCCACCTACCTCGATCAAGCACGCGACGCCGGAATGATCGGCCCAAGGACCATCGTCGTGCTTCCCGAACATGTCGGCACCGGGCTATTCGCATTGGGTGAAAAGCCCGAGGTTCAGCAGGCTCGCACCCTGCGTGATGCCATGCAATGGATGGCACTGAGTAATCCCTGGGACTATCTGCGCGCCCAGTTCGACAACACCGGCGAAGATCGCCGCACCGAAGCGGTACTGCGGATCAAGGCTGCGCAGATGGCCGACGACTACCAGAACATCTTTGCCGACCTGGCCAGAACCTACGGCGTGACGCTGGTGGCTGGCTCAATCGTGCTGCCCGAACCGCGCCTGCAAGCAGGCCGCCTGACGACCGACATTGGGCCGCTGCGCCAGGTCAGTCTGGTTTTCAGCCCTCAAGGCGAATCCATGAGCCCGCTGCACTACAAGACGTCCCTAAGCCGCTATGAGCGCCGCTACAGCGAAGCCCCCGTCAGCGAACAGAGTGCCGTGCTAGACACCCCGGCTGGACGCCTTACGGTTCTGCTCGGCTGCGATGCCCACACCCGCGGCATGCCGCCGCAAACCGAGCTACTGGCCGTACCGGGCGCAGTTGAAGACCCCGACGATTGCGCAGCCCAAGTGCAGAACCCGGACATTCCGCGTATGGCCGTACGCACCCTTGGCCTGCCCTGGAACCTTCTCGGCTCGCCACGAAAGCCTGCACGCCGAACTCATAACGAGCCCGTACAGATACGCAACCTATGGCTGACGGAGCGGCCATGAAGCCGCAGCGCATACGCCTGGGTGATCTTTCCGTGGGTTTCGTCTATAGCCTGGAAAGTGCCCTGCGCGAGCGACATATAGATCCGCAGCCGCTGCTGCACGCCTACGGCCTGGATAGCGCGCGACTGGCCGATCCCCATGCGCGGCTGTCCATCCCCCGCTATATGCGCCTTGGCCATGCAGCCATCCAGCTGACTGGCGAGCCTGCGCTGGGGCTGGATATGGGCCGATTGCGCAAGGCCGGCCACCTTGGCCTCGTGGGCATCGCTGCGACCCAGGCGCCAACCGTACGTGAAGCCGCACGGACACTGATCCGCTTCGAGCGTTTATACGCTTCCAACTACCGCGGCACATCGGAGTTTCTTGAGGATGCCGAGGGCGCCTGGCTGCGCTTCTATTCCATCAGCCCGTACAACCAGTACAACCGCTTCGTCGTGGATACCGTACTGGCCAGCTGGATCACGCAGCTGTGTGCCGTCGCCGCGCAGCCGTTACAAGCCAGTTCGGTAATGATCGAATTCGATCGTCCCGATTACGCTGCCCGGCATGATGCGTTTTTTGGAATGCAGGTGGCGTTCGGTTGCGAACACAATCAACTGCGACTCGATAAGGCCAGCCTCGCACTGCGCAACCCTGAACACTGCCCGGGCGCCTGGCAGCAATTGTTGGAGTTGAGTGAAACGGCCCTTGAGCAACTCACCCGGACCACAAGCCTGAGCGAGCGCGTCGCACAGATGCTGGCGCAGATGCTCAAGGGCCAGGAGCCGGACCTGCAACAGATTGCTCAGCGGCTGCAACTGCCGGCCTGGACGCTACGCCGACGACTGACCGAGGAAGGCAGCAGCTATCGAACCATCCTCAACGACACCCGTCGCGACCTGGCCATGTCGTACATCCGCGACACCGAGCTGGCCTTCGGTGAAATCGCCTGGCTGCTCGGCTTTTCCTCAGCGGAAGCCTTTCAGCGCGCGTTCAAACGCTGGAGCGGGCAGACGCCCGGTGAATTTCGACGCAGGCAGCGGCGTGCCGATACCTGAATGAACGCAGGTGCGGTTCAGATTGCTCTGTGTTTCTGAGGAAGCTCACTTTGTAAAACTGGACTTGTCCACGAGCTCTTCTATTACCTTACAAGTCCGCTCCAACCGGGCTGGGCCCTTCAAAGCTCGAAGGCATCCTCGGCCGGCTCCAGCACGTCCTGCTCGGCGGCGCGCAATTCCAGTAGCTCGTCCAAATAGTCATCCATAGCGGAATCCTCATAAGGGGTTTTAGTTCTTCACCCTGGGTACTACAAGGTCCGTGCCATTGTGACCAGTCTTGATGACAGATCCATGATTTCGCTCAAGGCGTGGTCAGCCCGGCGGCGGCCATGAACTGACGCAGCACCCACGCCAGCCCGCCTAACGCCAGCACGCTGGCGCACCAGAGCGTCACCAGCCAGGCCAGCCGCTGCCAAAGCGGCCTTGCACCACCAGAGTGTTTTTCAGGCATGCGTTGCTCCATGGCGGTGCAAATCAGTGATAGCCGTCATCAGGGCTGACCTTGCCGCGAAACACGTAGTAGCTCCAGGCGGTGTAAACCAGAATGATCGGAATGATGAGCAACGCGCCGACCAAGGTGAAACCTTGGCTCTCGGCCGGCGCGGCAGCCTCCCAGATGGTCACGGAAGGCGGGATGATGTTTGGCCAAAGGCTGATGCCCAACCCGCTATAGCCCAGAAAGATCAGAGCCAGGGTCAGCAGGAACGGCGAATAGTGAGCGTATCGCGCGATCGCCCGAAGCAGCCCGAAAGTGCACAGGAGTACCAGGATTGGCACCGGCATAAAGAACACCAGGTTCGGCATGCTGAACCAGCGCTCGGCAATGTCCGGGTGAGTCAGTGGCGTCCAGATGCTGACGATGCCCGTTACCGCCAGCAGGGCCCAGACCAACGGAATGCCGATGTCATGCATGCGCCTTTGCAGATCGCCGGTG is from Pseudomonas saudiphocaensis and encodes:
- a CDS encoding metallophosphoesterase, which produces MIVDPDRSYDLIGDVHGCARTLARLLDQLGYRQQGGVWRHKRRQVIFLGDIIDRGPRIREALHMVHDMVDAGQAHCIMGNHEFNALGWYAEAPPESGKTYVREHTPRYATLLQETFRQFERYPEEWRAFREWFMELPLYLHNERFRVVHACWDSAVIEQLNQRLPDGRLDARFLREAAFPQGFAAKALDRLLRGTDMPLPDGLTLVSEEGFTRNFFRTKFWEENPRTYGDIVFQPDALPEQAACLPLSESQKSRLFLYGPDEPLLFVGHYWRSGRPAPIRHNLACLDYSAVKNDKLVAYRLDQETLLDPAKFFWVDVER
- a CDS encoding NAD(+) kinase, which codes for MDQFRNIGIIGRLGSSQVLDTIRRLKRFLVERHLHVILEENIAEVLPGHGMQVASRHRLGECCDLVIVVGGDGSLLGAARAMAKHRVPVLGINRGSLGFLTDIRPDELEEKVAEVLSGQYTLENRFLLEAQVRRLEESIGEGDALNDVVLHPGKSTRMIEFELYIDGQFVCSQKADGLIVATPTGSTAYALSAGGPIMHPRLDAIVIVPMYPHTLSSRPIVVDGNSELKIVVSPNMQIYPQVSCDGQNHFTCAPGDTVTVRKKPQKLHLIHPLGHNYYEVCRTKLGWGSRLGGGE
- a CDS encoding DUF1853 family protein yields the protein MNLPCLDLLLTQLQHPPVRDLAWALLSQPLLSDAPAPQRHPLTASRWASNPDELADWLRLLDIKPAVLDTWLEQRSNRRLGLYYERLWQFALSQAPDIDLLKANLPIRQDGQTLGELDLIFRDAAGVHHLELAVKFYLGLEHGDRSRHDHWLGPGGHDRLDIKLQRTCGHQLQLSSSPFARSILSELTSAEIYSAFWLGGYLFQPWRDGGASPAGANPKHLRGHWLRRQDWSAYNSQPSPNHAPARWQPLARSAWLAPARLPTAAVWQISDFDNWVGSAPARPQPWLLVRLEPDAEGYWSERERVFLVPDEWPAATD
- the chrA gene encoding chromate efflux transporter, which translates into the protein MPQAPSTSESSQSSSAWSIFLIFLRLGLTSFGGPVAHLGYFREEFVHRRQWLDERHYADLVALCQFLPGPSSSQVGLAIGLQRGGHLGSIAAWVGFTLPSALILLLFALGIASWGGNLPQGILHGLKIVAVAVVAQAVWGMARSLCTDASRIVLALGAALMVLILPGSLAQLGVIFLAGILGLLLFRSSAPASATSLLEKHRPLPGIITLALFFALLAGLPLLAAASNNQALAVLDAFYRTGALVFGGGHVILPLLQAEVVPSGWVDKDVFLAGYGAAQAVPGPLFTFSAFLGGSMSGGYGPLLNAALCLIAIFLPSFLLVFGVMPFWGRLRSSRHMQAALAGVNAAVVGLLLAALYDPVWTSAIHDLKDLALALVALTALMVWKLPPWLVVLAGGFVGWGLN
- a CDS encoding cyclic nucleotide-binding domain-containing protein, with protein sequence MNTPVQPDQLEHLIPLNTLSPRQLLQLSGQSESRLLLPGEVLFDSAASEADTTCFLLSGALEMQGAGGDRWVMSAGSPENCRGFSPGVRVIRVEAIQPSTVLIVDSAELERLVSRSQVYADLLLELALAGDLTDWLEVLLENPLFVRVPVINLRHMLDRLESLQLPAGHVLLREGDVGDCCYFLKQGRIEVVAGLGSDRQVVAELEEGACFGEEALLTERPRNATLTVIEDACVLRLAREDFVALLKAPVVAELGLPEAQQLIEKGGQWLDVRLLDDYQRGHAPQALNMPLHLLRLKARLLKKDRVYLCYCGSGKRSANAVFVLTQLGFCVHALRGGLEALTAAEHAALLCEHGSGYLARSDGRIERSG
- a CDS encoding 1-aminocyclopropane-1-carboxylate deaminase/D-cysteine desulfhydrase, with the protein product MPSLGPDFPDAPLQLVDLPWLHEAGVELAILRLDLIDPELSGNKWFKLACHLEAARDAGAKGLISLGGPHSNHLHALAAAGRRLGMATVGLLRGAEQTTPTIEDLQAFGMQLHWLGYGGYRARHRADFFDDWLQRYGGYYCVPEGGGGLPGALGCVPLVDHVRRQLSAVGWDDYDAWWLAAGTGTTLAGLVIGEQRQGRQRRVYGSLAGPPSHGVAENVGKLLREAELVDEGYRLVDGSRGGFGRFDAPLAQFICDVEHITGLPLEPVYTAKAMMALRLLVRDGYFARGARIIFVHTGGLQGRRAAQAALDKLLH